The following are encoded in a window of Limibacter armeniacum genomic DNA:
- a CDS encoding DUF452 family protein: MKKEWIQKGKGDRLLVFFAGWGQDVHPFSQLQAENWDVLMLYDYNDLNLPVAKSEISRYKNAELVAWSLGVWVASQMPTEWLSSFRTRIAVNGTLMPIDEHLGIPPVIFDGTIANFSQVTRQKFFRRMCGSYFQQYQKFSPLRSLESQCEELKQFRIKVADEWISSSAFDKALVCSEDLIFPAKHQLQFWGEELNVPTKQLPLPHFPFYRWETWDSMMVELLSPEGFFLRQDKVAEQW; the protein is encoded by the coding sequence ATGAAAAAAGAGTGGATTCAAAAAGGAAAAGGTGATCGGCTGTTAGTCTTTTTTGCAGGGTGGGGGCAGGATGTACATCCATTTAGTCAATTGCAAGCTGAGAACTGGGATGTGCTGATGCTGTATGACTATAATGACCTAAACCTCCCTGTTGCGAAAAGTGAGATAAGTAGGTACAAAAATGCAGAACTGGTGGCTTGGTCTTTAGGAGTCTGGGTAGCCTCACAAATGCCAACAGAATGGCTTTCAAGCTTTCGGACTCGAATAGCGGTAAATGGAACATTGATGCCAATAGATGAGCATCTTGGGATACCTCCTGTGATTTTCGATGGTACCATTGCTAACTTTTCTCAGGTAACAAGGCAAAAGTTCTTCAGAAGAATGTGTGGTAGTTATTTTCAACAATACCAGAAGTTTAGTCCATTGAGGTCTTTAGAAAGTCAATGCGAAGAACTGAAACAGTTTAGAATAAAGGTCGCAGACGAATGGATTAGTTCAAGTGCTTTTGATAAGGCTTTGGTGTGCAGTGAAGACCTTATTTTTCCTGCAAAACATCAGCTGCAATTCTGGGGTGAGGAGCTGAATGTACCTACCAAGCAGTTGCCTTTGCCTCATTTTCCATTTTACAGATGGGAAACTTGGGACAGTATGATGGTGGAGTTACTGTCTCCAGAAGGGTTCTTTTTGAGGCAAGATAAAGTAGCAGAACAATGGTAA
- a CDS encoding isoaspartyl peptidase/L-asparaginase family protein — MKTLKKLLLLTAAVLCCSGLFAQSNKKIALVIHGGAGVILKKNMTPEKDKAYREKLQEALDAGYAILENGGTSEEAVIASIMVMENSPLFNAGKGAVLTNAGHCELDASIMDGKTLEAGAVAGVTNIKNPVLAAKAVKDNSVHVMLSGKGAEAFAKDEGLELVDPSYFITDRRKQQLEKAKTMDESRGHLGNPEGNNNFKFGTVGAVALDQQGNIVAATSTGGMTNKRFGRIGDSPIIGAGTYANNQTCGISSTGHGEYFIRLAIAHNISAQMEYKGVSLQDASQDVIMKQLTDLGGTGGVIGLDKEGNIMMTFNTPGMFRGFKKVNGETGVFIYNDEE; from the coding sequence ATGAAAACCCTAAAAAAACTACTGCTACTGACTGCTGCTGTTTTATGTTGCTCTGGACTATTTGCTCAAAGCAACAAAAAGATTGCTCTTGTTATACATGGTGGAGCAGGTGTTATTTTGAAAAAGAACATGACTCCTGAAAAGGATAAGGCATATCGTGAAAAGCTGCAAGAAGCACTGGATGCTGGCTATGCTATTCTAGAAAATGGAGGCACCAGTGAAGAAGCCGTAATCGCCTCTATAATGGTTATGGAAAACTCACCGCTCTTTAATGCAGGTAAAGGTGCAGTACTAACCAATGCAGGACACTGCGAACTGGATGCTTCCATCATGGATGGCAAAACACTGGAAGCAGGTGCTGTAGCAGGTGTTACCAACATCAAAAACCCTGTATTAGCAGCTAAAGCTGTCAAAGACAATTCTGTACATGTGATGCTGTCTGGAAAAGGAGCTGAAGCCTTTGCCAAAGATGAAGGGCTTGAGTTAGTAGATCCTTCCTATTTTATCACTGACAGGCGTAAGCAGCAACTTGAAAAAGCCAAGACAATGGACGAAAGCCGTGGTCACTTAGGAAACCCTGAAGGCAACAACAACTTCAAGTTCGGAACGGTTGGAGCTGTCGCATTAGATCAACAAGGAAATATTGTGGCTGCAACTTCAACAGGGGGAATGACCAATAAACGATTCGGTAGAATTGGCGACTCTCCCATCATTGGTGCAGGTACTTATGCCAACAACCAAACGTGTGGCATATCTAGTACAGGACATGGCGAGTACTTTATTCGATTGGCTATTGCTCACAATATTTCTGCACAAATGGAATACAAAGGTGTTTCTTTACAAGATGCATCACAAGATGTAATTATGAAGCAATTAACTGACCTTGGTGGTACGGGTGGAGTGATTGGACTTGATAAGGAGGGAAATATTATGATGACCTTCAATACACCAGGCATGTTTAGGGGCTTCAAAAAAGTCAATGGTGAAACAGGTGTATTTATTTACAATGATGAAGAATAG
- a CDS encoding S9 family peptidase — protein sequence MKKLVMLFAAMAFLMQGYAQDKMTPELLWKLGRVSDVQVSPDGNTLLFGITYYDITENKGNRDLYSMPVTGGEPIKLTETSFSEYNAVWRPDGKKVGFLAVQKNGLQLFEMNPDGSEVKQVTDIEGGIGNFSYSPAGNYVSFTREITINKIEAADQYEDLKKADVKIIDNLMYRHWDHWEDGAFSHVFIAPYENGQVGQVKDLMEGEAFDAPLMPFGGVEEITWSQDGKTLVYVSKKKTGKDYAVSTNSSLYFYDLETGKTTEFEQGVDGYDNQPAYSPDNSKIAWLGMGRDGYESDKNVLYIYDFAKAKRYAITKNWDETVGSFIWSEDGKSIYFVAAVNATYQLFEVKLPKNLDKKEVAAEDIRMITEGEHNYQSVAQVGDVLIGMKQSMKQASELWTVNIKKGTETAITGINNDIFSKLDNITVEKRMVKTTDGKDMLVWVVLPPNFDPNKKYPTLLYCQGGPQSPVSQFYSYRWNFQLMASKGYIVVAPNRRGLPSFGTKWNEDISGDWGGQPIKDYLAAIDDVAKEPYVDQDRLGAVGASYGGYSVYMLAGIHEGRFKAFVSHCGLFNMESWYGTTEELFFANWELKKPYWEYPQAKAYTEFSPHRYVQNWDTPILVIHGGNDFRVPESEGMQAFQAAQLRGVPSKYLYFPNEGHWVLKPQNGLVWHREFFKWLDQWLQNDL from the coding sequence ATGAAAAAACTGGTGATGCTGTTTGCTGCAATGGCCTTTTTGATGCAAGGCTATGCGCAAGACAAAATGACACCTGAGTTGCTTTGGAAACTCGGCAGGGTAAGTGACGTGCAGGTTTCTCCTGATGGTAATACGTTACTTTTCGGTATTACATATTATGATATTACTGAAAATAAAGGGAACAGAGATTTGTACAGTATGCCTGTTACAGGTGGAGAACCAATTAAACTGACAGAAACTTCTTTCTCAGAGTACAATGCTGTGTGGAGACCTGATGGCAAGAAAGTTGGTTTTTTAGCTGTTCAAAAAAATGGACTGCAATTGTTTGAGATGAACCCTGATGGTTCTGAAGTAAAGCAGGTGACTGATATTGAAGGTGGTATTGGTAACTTCAGCTATTCTCCAGCAGGAAACTATGTGTCATTCACAAGAGAAATTACCATCAATAAAATCGAAGCTGCTGACCAGTATGAGGATCTTAAAAAAGCAGATGTAAAGATTATTGATAACCTGATGTACCGTCATTGGGATCATTGGGAAGATGGTGCTTTCAGTCACGTATTTATAGCTCCTTACGAAAATGGTCAGGTAGGACAAGTAAAAGACCTGATGGAAGGCGAAGCATTTGATGCACCGTTAATGCCATTTGGAGGCGTTGAAGAAATCACATGGAGTCAGGATGGTAAGACATTGGTATATGTGTCAAAGAAGAAAACAGGTAAGGACTATGCAGTAAGCACAAATTCCTCATTGTACTTCTATGATCTGGAAACAGGCAAGACAACTGAGTTTGAGCAAGGTGTAGATGGTTATGACAATCAGCCTGCTTACTCTCCGGACAATAGCAAGATCGCATGGTTGGGAATGGGACGTGATGGCTATGAGTCAGACAAAAACGTTTTGTACATCTATGATTTTGCTAAAGCAAAAAGATATGCCATTACAAAAAATTGGGATGAGACTGTGGGTAGTTTTATCTGGTCAGAAGATGGCAAATCAATTTATTTTGTAGCTGCGGTGAATGCAACTTATCAGCTATTTGAAGTCAAACTGCCTAAAAACCTTGACAAGAAAGAGGTAGCAGCAGAAGATATTCGCATGATTACAGAAGGTGAGCACAACTATCAATCTGTAGCTCAGGTGGGTGATGTGCTGATAGGAATGAAGCAGTCAATGAAGCAAGCTTCAGAACTGTGGACGGTGAATATCAAGAAAGGAACAGAAACAGCCATTACGGGAATCAACAATGATATTTTCAGCAAGCTTGATAATATTACTGTAGAGAAACGAATGGTGAAAACTACAGACGGCAAAGACATGTTAGTTTGGGTAGTTCTGCCTCCTAATTTTGACCCGAACAAGAAATACCCTACACTGCTTTATTGTCAGGGAGGACCACAGTCTCCAGTTTCACAATTCTATTCGTATCGTTGGAACTTCCAGCTGATGGCATCCAAAGGATATATTGTAGTGGCTCCTAACCGTAGAGGTCTGCCTTCATTTGGTACAAAATGGAATGAAGATATCAGTGGTGACTGGGGTGGACAGCCGATAAAGGATTACCTAGCAGCTATTGATGATGTAGCCAAAGAGCCATATGTAGACCAAGATAGATTAGGGGCAGTAGGAGCGTCTTATGGAGGTTACTCTGTATATATGTTGGCAGGTATCCATGAAGGAAGGTTTAAAGCTTTTGTATCGCACTGTGGCCTTTTCAATATGGAAAGCTGGTATGGTACTACTGAAGAGTTGTTCTTTGCTAATTGGGAGCTGAAAAAACCATATTGGGAATACCCTCAAGCGAAAGCGTATACAGAATTCTCTCCTCATAGATATGTACAAAACTGGGATACACCTATTCTGGTCATTCATGGAGGAAACGACTTCCGTGTGCCGGAGTCAGAAGGTATGCAAGCTTTTCAGGCTGCACAACTAAGAGGGGTTCCGAGCAAATACCTGTACTTCCCGAATGAAGGACACTGGGTATTGAAACCTCAGAATGGCTTGGTATGGCATAGGGAGTTTTTCAAATGGCTGGATCAGTGGTTGCAAAATGACCTGTAA
- the bioC gene encoding malonyl-ACP O-methyltransferase BioC, giving the protein MVTVSIDKQLVAERFRNNFATYESEAVVQRHMVNRLFGLLENESVKPQRILEIGCGTGFLTKKLKALPFHMYWLNDLVFEAVNNCLSLVDSAFPLVGDIEQKALPEQLDLVASSATFQWIANFPAFAKRLHRHMAVEGVLAFSTFGPANMQEIRALTGAGLDYPCLHELTDMLSPYFEISQAEQEQQVLVFENPIEVLKHLRQTGVTGLSRQHWGKEQLRHFCESYQDRFSIAGGVKLTYEPIYIVAKKI; this is encoded by the coding sequence ATGGTAACAGTCAGTATTGATAAGCAGCTAGTGGCTGAGCGCTTTCGTAACAATTTTGCTACATATGAAAGTGAGGCAGTTGTCCAGCGACATATGGTAAATCGGCTTTTTGGGTTGCTGGAGAATGAATCTGTCAAACCGCAAAGAATACTAGAGATTGGGTGTGGAACGGGTTTCCTGACAAAGAAATTAAAGGCATTACCCTTTCATATGTATTGGCTCAATGATTTGGTATTCGAAGCTGTGAACAATTGTCTGAGCCTAGTTGATAGTGCCTTTCCATTGGTAGGAGATATTGAGCAGAAAGCTTTACCGGAACAGCTGGATTTGGTTGCTTCTAGTGCAACCTTTCAATGGATAGCGAACTTTCCAGCTTTTGCTAAGCGACTTCATAGGCATATGGCGGTAGAAGGAGTGTTGGCATTTTCAACATTTGGACCTGCCAATATGCAAGAAATCCGAGCATTGACTGGAGCAGGTTTAGACTATCCATGTTTGCATGAACTTACGGATATGCTCAGTCCCTATTTTGAGATAAGCCAAGCTGAGCAAGAACAGCAAGTACTCGTCTTTGAAAACCCAATTGAAGTGTTGAAACATTTGAGGCAGACAGGCGTCACGGGTTTGAGTAGGCAACATTGGGGGAAGGAACAACTCCGACATTTTTGTGAATCCTATCAAGACAGATTCAGCATAGCAGGAGGAGTAAAGCTCACCTACGAACCAATATACATTGTAGCTAAAAAGATTTGA
- a CDS encoding CHRD domain-containing protein has translation MKQNTPWYVLLLLSLFVISSCDDDDDGGTTPTPDPEIVQEWTVELSPSDEVPAITGRDETGTAELTLYDDNTLEYTITVNDLSDTDELTMAHIHTGGPTETGDVLITLVDGTDIVFDSNNSVTNTIDLTTAQVDSLTNSPDNLYVNVHSTEEPNGLLRGQLEGGGGGTEPEVVQEWEVALSPKLEVPAVADREETGMAKFTLYDNNELIYEIMVDGLAETDELTAAHIHTGNPAQSGDVLFTLVDGTDIVFTDNMVTDTLTLTEEEVTTIQGMDLYVNVHSTEVPSGLVRGQLDVMIDMAADVPLAVDNETDPLEGRTETGTAILRMTADSVLFYSLEVEGLDAEDMLTMAHIHAGAAGADGDVIVDLLDGVSFEDVEGNQFVQDSVMVTDVTIYETVTGGDAYVNIHSNDAPSGLVRGQVDENRTIITNEEEGAGQ, from the coding sequence ATGAAACAGAATACACCTTGGTATGTGCTACTTTTGTTGTCCCTTTTTGTCATCTCCTCATGTGATGATGACGATGATGGAGGTACAACCCCCACACCTGACCCTGAGATAGTTCAAGAATGGACCGTAGAGTTGAGTCCTTCAGATGAGGTACCTGCCATAACAGGCAGGGATGAAACAGGTACAGCAGAGCTGACTTTGTACGATGATAATACGTTAGAATACACAATTACAGTAAATGACCTGTCAGACACAGATGAGCTGACTATGGCTCATATTCATACGGGAGGACCAACAGAAACAGGAGATGTACTGATCACATTGGTAGATGGTACAGATATAGTATTTGACTCCAATAACAGTGTTACTAACACGATTGACCTGACAACAGCTCAAGTTGATTCATTGACGAATTCTCCTGACAATCTATATGTCAATGTTCATTCCACGGAAGAACCAAATGGCTTATTGAGAGGTCAGCTTGAAGGAGGAGGTGGAGGTACTGAACCAGAGGTGGTTCAGGAATGGGAAGTAGCTTTAAGTCCTAAACTTGAAGTGCCTGCCGTAGCAGACAGAGAAGAAACAGGGATGGCAAAATTCACCTTGTATGACAACAATGAGTTGATATATGAAATTATGGTGGATGGTTTGGCTGAGACTGATGAGTTGACTGCTGCACATATACATACTGGTAATCCAGCTCAAAGTGGTGATGTTTTGTTCACATTGGTAGATGGTACAGATATAGTATTTACCGATAACATGGTAACAGATACGTTGACACTGACAGAAGAAGAAGTGACGACAATCCAAGGAATGGACCTTTATGTAAATGTACATTCAACTGAGGTGCCATCAGGATTGGTTAGAGGTCAATTGGATGTTATGATCGATATGGCTGCTGATGTGCCACTTGCCGTAGATAATGAGACAGATCCTTTAGAGGGTAGAACAGAGACAGGTACAGCCATTCTTCGTATGACAGCCGATAGCGTATTATTCTATAGTCTTGAAGTAGAAGGGTTGGATGCGGAGGATATGCTGACGATGGCACATATACATGCTGGTGCTGCTGGTGCAGATGGGGATGTGATTGTAGACTTGTTGGATGGTGTGTCATTTGAAGATGTAGAAGGCAATCAGTTTGTGCAAGACAGTGTAATGGTAACAGATGTGACGATTTATGAAACAGTTACTGGAGGCGATGCCTATGTGAATATCCATTCTAATGATGCTCCATCAGGACTGGTTAGAGGTCAGGTTGACGAAAACCGAACCATCATAACCAATGAAGAAGAGGGTGCTGGACAATAG
- the bioA gene encoding adenosylmethionine--8-amino-7-oxononanoate transaminase, producing MMDLKERDRKYVWHPFTPQRPQPEILPVKKAFDCTLVLEDGREVIDAISSWWVNLHGHGNKYIAEAAAKQARELEHVIFAGFTHEPAVQLAERLIGVLPGDQAKVFYSDNGSTATEVGMKMAFQYFWNKGEQHRRRIISFEGAYHGDTFGAMSVGDRGPFSQPFFPYLFDVDAIPYPESGKEYRTIEQFREVAERGDVAAFIYEPLVQGSGGMRMYSPKVLDELLSVAKEHGILCIADEVMTGFGRTGNLFASEYMEHKPDIMCLSKGLTGGTLALGVTTCVEKVYEAYLQEDIMKTFFHGHSFTANPIACAVANASLDMLLSLECQDSIQEIVKRHEVFAEKAQSFAFAKNIRQRGTILALEYDAGEQASYFNKSRNYLYESFLKKGILLRPLGNVVYILPPYVISEKELNAVYAAIEDVFNQ from the coding sequence ATGATGGACTTGAAAGAAAGAGACAGGAAGTACGTATGGCACCCGTTTACGCCACAACGTCCTCAACCAGAAATTTTGCCTGTCAAGAAAGCTTTTGACTGTACACTGGTCTTGGAAGATGGTCGTGAAGTGATTGATGCGATCTCATCTTGGTGGGTCAACCTGCATGGGCATGGTAACAAGTATATTGCTGAAGCAGCAGCAAAGCAGGCAAGAGAACTGGAACATGTGATTTTTGCTGGTTTTACGCATGAGCCTGCAGTACAGTTGGCAGAAAGACTGATCGGTGTTTTACCGGGTGATCAGGCTAAAGTATTTTACTCTGACAATGGCAGTACAGCTACAGAAGTAGGGATGAAGATGGCTTTCCAGTATTTTTGGAACAAGGGGGAGCAGCATCGCCGTAGAATTATCTCCTTCGAGGGTGCTTATCATGGAGATACATTTGGAGCTATGTCGGTAGGAGATCGAGGACCATTCAGTCAGCCCTTTTTTCCATACCTGTTTGATGTAGATGCGATCCCTTATCCAGAGTCAGGGAAAGAATACAGAACCATAGAGCAGTTCAGGGAAGTAGCAGAGCGAGGAGATGTAGCCGCGTTTATTTATGAACCATTGGTACAAGGTTCAGGAGGTATGCGTATGTATTCACCAAAAGTACTGGATGAGCTGTTGTCCGTAGCCAAGGAACATGGTATTCTTTGTATCGCTGATGAGGTTATGACAGGGTTTGGCAGAACAGGAAATCTGTTTGCGTCAGAATATATGGAACACAAGCCTGATATAATGTGCCTTTCAAAAGGTCTGACAGGAGGTACATTGGCTTTAGGAGTGACTACATGTGTGGAAAAGGTTTATGAGGCATACCTTCAGGAAGATATTATGAAGACCTTCTTTCATGGGCACTCATTTACCGCTAATCCAATTGCTTGTGCAGTAGCCAATGCTAGCTTGGATATGCTACTTTCTCTTGAATGTCAGGACAGTATTCAGGAAATAGTGAAAAGACATGAGGTATTTGCTGAGAAAGCCCAAAGCTTTGCTTTTGCGAAGAATATCAGACAGCGAGGTACCATTTTGGCTTTGGAATATGATGCTGGAGAACAAGCTTCGTATTTTAATAAATCAAGGAATTATTTGTACGAATCATTTTTGAAAAAAGGTATATTGCTTAGACCTTTGGGCAATGTGGTGTATATTTTGCCACCTTATGTCATTTCCGAAAAGGAACTGAATGCTGTATATGCAGCAATTGAAGATGTTTTTAATCAATAA
- the bioB gene encoding biotin synthase BioB has translation MSTIRNNWTREEITEIYNTPIMELMYRAGTVHREFHDPNEVQVCTLLSVKTGGCKEDCSYCSQSVRYNTHVKPEKMMGADDIIVKAKQAKQAGSTRFCMGAAWREVRENRDFDTLLNVVSEVNGMGMEVCVTLGMVNEQQAQKLKEAGLHAYNHNLDTGKEYYDKVITTRTFDDRLDTIHNLQKANVNVCSGGIIGLGEQHEDRISMLHTLSTLPKHPESVPVNALVAVEGTPMEGNERVPVWDMVRMIATARILMPKAMVRLSAGRKEMPLSEQAMCFMAGANSIFAGDKLLTTPNPEKNDDNHMFRILNLKPRVAFKGEGAHV, from the coding sequence ATTTCAACAATCAGAAATAACTGGACTAGAGAAGAAATTACAGAAATTTATAACACTCCTATTATGGAGTTGATGTATAGGGCTGGAACTGTGCATCGTGAGTTTCATGACCCGAATGAGGTACAGGTTTGTACATTGCTTTCTGTCAAAACAGGTGGTTGTAAAGAAGACTGTTCATACTGTTCGCAATCAGTTCGTTACAATACACATGTAAAGCCTGAAAAAATGATGGGAGCAGATGACATTATCGTAAAGGCAAAACAGGCAAAACAAGCAGGAAGTACACGCTTCTGTATGGGTGCTGCATGGAGAGAAGTGAGGGAAAACCGTGACTTTGATACTTTGTTGAATGTGGTTTCGGAAGTGAACGGGATGGGAATGGAAGTATGTGTTACGCTTGGAATGGTTAACGAGCAGCAGGCCCAGAAACTCAAAGAGGCAGGGCTGCATGCTTACAACCATAACTTGGATACAGGTAAAGAATATTATGATAAGGTAATTACCACCCGAACATTTGATGACCGTCTGGATACGATTCACAATTTGCAGAAAGCCAATGTCAATGTATGTTCAGGGGGAATAATTGGCTTGGGAGAACAGCATGAAGACCGAATCAGTATGTTGCATACCTTGTCTACTTTGCCAAAGCATCCAGAGTCAGTACCTGTCAATGCGTTGGTGGCAGTGGAAGGAACACCTATGGAAGGGAACGAACGTGTACCGGTATGGGATATGGTAAGAATGATTGCCACTGCACGGATCTTGATGCCTAAAGCGATGGTCAGGCTTTCGGCGGGAAGAAAGGAGATGCCACTGTCAGAGCAGGCGATGTGCTTTATGGCAGGAGCCAATTCTATCTTTGCTGGAGACAAGTTGCTGACTACCCCAAATCCGGAGAAAAATGATGATAATCATATGTTTAGGATTCTTAACTTGAAGCCTAGAGTAGCTTTTAAAGGGGAAGGTGCCCATGTTTAA
- the bioD gene encoding dethiobiotin synthase, with amino-acid sequence MQFFITAIGTDSGKSLVSAIFVEALKADYWKPIQAGFPRDTDTVQALVSNKQSAFYSEAYLLSMPASPHAAASQDGERIDLSIVVPPKTSKDLIVEGAGGVLVPVNDHDFVIDMPQQWKMPVVLVSNHYLGSINHTLLTVNELKRRNIEVVGIVFNGEENKESESIILKHSGYKTLLKIPQLEKVDKETVKKYAEELRKNL; translated from the coding sequence ATGCAATTTTTTATAACAGCCATTGGGACAGACAGTGGCAAATCGCTGGTGAGTGCCATATTTGTTGAAGCTTTAAAGGCTGACTATTGGAAGCCAATTCAGGCAGGGTTTCCACGAGATACAGATACAGTTCAGGCACTGGTCTCCAATAAGCAGTCTGCGTTTTATTCGGAAGCTTACTTGTTGAGTATGCCAGCCTCACCACATGCAGCGGCTTCTCAAGATGGAGAGCGTATAGACCTTTCTATTGTGGTTCCGCCTAAAACATCAAAGGACCTGATTGTGGAAGGAGCAGGAGGTGTATTGGTTCCCGTAAATGACCATGATTTTGTGATTGATATGCCACAGCAATGGAAGATGCCTGTTGTACTGGTTTCAAACCATTACCTCGGTAGTATTAACCATACATTGTTGACGGTAAATGAATTGAAAAGACGCAATATTGAGGTAGTAGGTATTGTGTTTAATGGAGAAGAGAATAAAGAATCTGAAAGTATTATCCTGAAACATTCTGGGTATAAGACTTTGCTTAAAATCCCTCAATTGGAAAAAGTGGATAAGGAAACAGTCAAGAAGTATGCAGAAGAGTTAAGGAAAAACCTTTGA
- a CDS encoding aminotransferase class I/II-fold pyridoxal phosphate-dependent enzyme: MDSFYGKLAEQNWTDFRLGAASSRLLGGNHELYSQLESVVAKSYNREAALLFNSGYHANLGVLPALTQKGDLILSDKLNHASIIDGIRLSEADVMRYRHLDYTHLETLLKKYRHQYRNVVIVTESVFSMDGDLVDLHALVSLKETYNTLLYVDEAHAVGIFGNKGLGLCEFQNVIGQIDVIVCPLGKAVASYGALVVTDELIRNLLINRSRTLIFSTALPPVQVQWSLHVWGQLPKLTERRKALRENSLWLRSQLELQGWLMPSSSHIIPVITGEVKGAISLAEKLESYHYMTLPVRPPTVPVNQARLRLSLTSSISKQQLLPLLSCTGEIVKHLNQQKTIQP; encoded by the coding sequence TTGGACAGTTTCTATGGCAAGCTAGCTGAACAGAATTGGACTGATTTCAGGTTAGGTGCAGCATCATCACGGCTATTGGGTGGTAACCATGAGCTTTACAGTCAACTTGAGAGTGTGGTGGCTAAAAGCTATAACAGAGAGGCTGCTTTACTCTTTAACAGTGGCTATCACGCTAATTTGGGGGTGTTGCCTGCGCTTACCCAAAAAGGAGACCTTATTCTTTCTGATAAGCTCAACCATGCCAGCATAATAGATGGAATACGCCTTTCTGAAGCAGATGTAATGAGGTACAGGCATTTGGACTATACCCATTTGGAAACACTGTTGAAGAAATATCGCCATCAATACAGGAATGTAGTGATTGTGACAGAGTCCGTGTTTAGCATGGATGGAGACCTTGTTGACTTACATGCATTGGTCAGCTTAAAGGAAACTTACAATACACTATTGTATGTAGATGAGGCACATGCAGTGGGGATATTTGGGAATAAGGGTTTAGGGCTTTGCGAATTCCAGAATGTGATCGGGCAGATAGATGTGATTGTTTGCCCTTTGGGGAAAGCAGTCGCCTCTTATGGAGCACTGGTTGTAACGGATGAGTTGATTCGAAACCTTCTTATCAACCGTTCAAGAACACTAATTTTTTCTACTGCATTACCTCCTGTTCAGGTCCAATGGTCTCTTCATGTTTGGGGACAATTGCCGAAGCTAACTGAAAGGAGGAAAGCATTGAGAGAGAATAGCCTTTGGCTTCGGTCACAGCTTGAGCTGCAAGGGTGGTTAATGCCTTCCTCTAGTCATATCATCCCTGTTATTACAGGAGAAGTGAAAGGTGCGATTTCATTAGCTGAAAAGCTGGAAAGCTACCACTATATGACTTTACCGGTAAGACCACCAACTGTCCCTGTAAATCAGGCAAGGTTACGCTTGTCTCTCACATCATCTATCAGCAAGCAGCAGCTTTTGCCATTGCTGAGTTGCACTGGAGAGATAGTAAAACATCTGAACCAACAGAAAACGATTCAACCATGA